The genomic region ttaaatatatgaTATACACCAAACTTGAGTTGTTGTGTAACGATGAGACTGTTTCACCTTAATTAAAGGTTTCAAATTCGAATCCTGAATATGGAGAAAGTTTTGTTGACAGCACCATTCCAAAATGAGCCCTATAACGCGTATTTCATGAAAGCTCCAACCTCCCATACGAACTTAGAATATCGggtgaaaaccaaaaaaaataaaaatatatgatatatgatttcCAATTTACTCTTCAACACATGCCTCGAAAATATTGAATGTGAACATATACTTGCattgattattaatattatCCCCATGTGTACATGaagtataaataaattaattgaaatgagtttaagaaattaaacatataggtactattttttgaaaaaaataaaagaaatcataGTGCATACTGTTGAGAAGTATGGTCTACAATAAATGAAACTGAAATTTTTGACAAGATGCACAAATGACAAATGTATACTCTGAACTTGCAATTCAGACTTCAGAGACAACTCAATTCATTGATATTGAACAAACTACTCATACCCAAAttagtcaattttttattaagtaaaaaaatggtttcttaaaagaaaataatacacttattttggaaaaattaagGTGTTTgatcttatttttcaaaaaaaaaaaaaaactatactcATATATTTTTGTGCGGTGAATAGTTTTTAGAAGTTAAAAACAGTTTCTCCCCCTCTATAAACATTTTTGAAACATTTTTCAAGGATTAATTACTgtaaaaatattgataaaagtaatttttaaaattatttagtcAAACAAAATTTGTTACTTGACCAAACAGACTATTAGAAGTCCACTTAAGGGTGTCAATTGATATTTCTTCGTTAGAAAATTATATCagtagaaatattttttgatatacATTACATGTTGACACCTCTTAGCTTCTTTGTGAATCTACTTATTTATATATTGACATATTTTAATGATAATTCTGATTGTACCACTAATTAAAACAATGAAGCTTAATTGCATTGATCATACCAAGATgtgcaaataaaataaagatagataTATTACAAGTTATTTGAACACAGAGTGATCTTCCTTTCAAATGGCTATGATTAAGGGTGTCAAATAGGCGGGTTGGGTTGAAAttagagatattaaaatgggttgaaataaaAATCGGGTTGGGTCTTTAcccgcccaagtttactttgggctcaaatgggctaaaaaacgggttgggtcttgacccgcttaatctcaataattttaacataatgatatttaacttttataatcacaatttgaatttcaactcaagaattttttttaaaacaaattaacataatggatagataaatcctaaaatattcataccttcaatataggaacatatcttaataaagaattttaaaacgggttgaaattgaagattgaattgggctcaattgaggattctcttaaaatgggttaggcttgaatgagttgagattgaacccaattcaaattatcttgagcccaacccTTAAAAATGCGGGCGGGTTGGACGGGTTACCTATGTTTGGgttcatttttgacacccctaattatgacaaataaattggctttggctttggctATCGAATTTATAAGATCTATTTTCCTTGTCCCATTTTCCAATGACGTGAATGAAAAAGCCGATGACTTGGGCGAGCGCGTACGATGCCTCACTGTTAGTCTAGCCGGCTCGGGCATGTTTGATCCgattaaatgagaaaaattgaCCCTAGCTTTTGAGCCTCGGATTTTAAAAGTTGCATCCTCCGAGGTCTTATAAGTTCCTAACCACAACCTTGTGCCTTTCCTATTCGGATCTCTTACCTCCGCCGTGAACGTCCCCCATTGCCTCTGTCTCACACCTATGTACCGCCTCCAATCTCCTGACGTGATTTTCTCACGCGCTACCACCATAGGCCAAATGAAAGACAgaaattgataatgtatttgaTGATAAATAGAAGGATCGTCAAGCAaacaagaaaaagtaaaattccAATCCAACTTACTGTGAAGTGGAGTTAGCATCGGTTTACACTTCTCTAATTTGAAGCGATGAAGAAGTGAAGTAGTATAATGATGCTGAAGTAACAGAAGTCACAAAGAGTTGCGTTTTAATTCAATGCCAAGGAAGTAGTGAAGTTGTCCCAAGTCCTTTATTGAGAATTCGAGACTCATTGAAGAGATGAACTCAGATACAAAGGACTTTGAAAAGCCAAAAACTGTTATATCATCCACTTAGATTAAAAGAATAATGCAATCAGCCCCCAAGTGAAAAATGAACATGATTTGATCTGAAGCACATTGCTTAAATCCTAGATCAAGGAGAAAACGAGCAAGACGATAGATACAAGCCCTTAGAGAttgtttaagaccataaagAGCACGTTGCAACTTGCACACATAATTGGGATAATCTGGATGCTCAAAGCCCTTAGGTTGACGCATATAAACAGTCTCGGATAACAAACCATGCAAGAACGCATTCGACACATCAAGTTGGTGCATATACCAATTTTTTTAAGAGCCAAAGACAAGACTAGACGCACTATGCTAGGCTTAACGACAAGAGCAAAAGTCTAAAAATAGTCCACCCCAGACTGCTGCAAAAAGCCCTGAGCCACTAAACGAGGTTTAAATCTTTCAACAGAACAATTTTCACAAAACATGATCTGAAACACCCATTTGTTGCCAACAATATTTGCATTTGGAGGATGTGGCACCAAGGACCAAGTTTTGTTATGGACAAGAGCATCAAATTCAGAACTCATTGCTTGCATCCAACGAGAGTCTTTACAAGCTTGAGAAAAGAAAGTAGGTTCGGATAAAATGGAACATATGGAAGCTGGTAAGGAAGGAAGGACACAAGGCTTGAGCGATCCTGTTTTAGAACGAGTGACCATATGTTGAGTTTGAGGATTAACAATAGGTGATTGTGAGGTAGATAGTTGGAGATTATTAGATGGAGAAAGGGTATGCGTGGAAGGGGCAGGAGATGAAATATCTCGTTCAAGAGGAGCAGAGGAGGAGGGATCCAAAGTGGAGACTACAGGTAGTTGAATGGGAGTTATGCTACCAGTTGAAGGAAGAGAATTGACAGAGGTATTCCCCTTATGTAAAGGAGTCTGGAGACTCCTTTTTGGAGGAGGAAGCTGCGAAATAGATGGAGCTTGAGTACTCCTAATTGAAATGTGATCCCGAATAGGTAAAATTGGACTACTACTACTCATTTTTGAAGTTcctccaaaatgaatgatatgaACTGGAGAGGTAAAAGactcaaaattatcaaaaatagtTGGGAATGAGGTAGAACTGGGTGAAGAAGTTGGCGGAAAAGTATGAAACATACTCTTAAACGAAAAAAAGTCCTCAACAAAATGAACATGCCGAGAGATGAGAATTCTATTTGAGCAAGGATCcaaacatttaaatcatttatGTTTATCATATGAACCAAGAAACAAACATGGTTTAGATCGATGTTGGAACTTAGAGCTCTTATTAAATGCCACAAAGGGGTAACGTAGACACCCAAACACACAGATTGATTTGTAATCGGGGATATGGCCATTAAGTAGTTCAAACGGAGATTTATAATGCAACACTGAAAGAGGGGTTACATGGATAAGAAAGACAACATATAAACAAGCATCACCCCAATAATTAAAAGACATAGACGCTTGAGAAATAAAACAACGAAGAACATTAGCAATATGTCTATGCTTTCTTTCAGCCCTACCGTTTTGAGCAGATGTGTGAGCACAAGAAAAACGATGGGTGATGCCATTTTATTGgaaaaaagatttaattttttggtcAACATATTCTCCACCCATCAGATTGAAAATAAGAAATAGaggaatgaaaaatgtttttaaccATTGCATGAAACTCTTTGAATTTTTCGAAAGATTCAGATTTTTCACGCATCAAATAAATCCAAGAAAATTTAGTATAATtatcaagaaataaaatataataacgATAGCCAGAATTTGAGGCAACAGAAGAATGCCAAACATCTGAATGAACTAAAACAAATGGAGAATTTGCATTTCTACTAGATAAAGAGAACGACATTCGAGTTTGTTTGCCCAAATGACAAACATCACAAGAATTATTACAAAAGGAAGAAGTACTACTAAtcaattttctagcaactaaagAACGCAAATATTGGTGACCAGGATGTCCCAAACGTTGATGCCAAGTAGAAGCAGGCACGACACTAGCGAAGAGACCAAAATTGGAGGATCTGGATGAAACGATGCGGATGGGATAAAGAGATGTATTGTTACAACGGAGCAGTGTTGTATTGTTCTTCTTGTCCTTAACAAAAAAATCAGAATCAGTAAATTGAATAAAGCAATTATTATCAGCACATAAATGTTGAATAGAAAGTAATTTTTTAGCAAGGGAAGGAACATATAAAACGTTCTTTAGAACAAGAGGTTTCGAGGTTGTAGGAAGAATAGATGAACCATTAGAGTTAATGGAGAGAAAAGTATCATCACTAACCATGACCTGAGAAGAACCAGAGTATGGAGCATGAGAAGTAAGGGTAGAAGGATTATTTGTCATATGCGTCGATGCTCCAGAGTTTGGATACCAAAATGTTGGGTGAGCCTCCTCCAAATTCATAGCAGCAAATGATTGAGGAATATTGTTAGCTACAAAAGAGTGATTGAACCTGTTTCTACACTCCAAGGCAGTGTGGTTATAGTGAAAACATAATTGACACTGTTTAGCCGTAGTAAATGGTGGTCATCCCAAAATACCATTAGCAGGTGAAGGAtgtcaaatattattttgaaaattcgaCCATGAAGAATTATTAGATCCTCGACCCCTACCATATTGTCCTTTGTTATTCCTGCCACGACCTCATCCATGTGAGTGTCCTTTCGCAGGTTGATGTCCGTAAGGGGATGATGCAGCAGAATTTGTTTGCCCATAAGTTGTCACAAGCAAGACAGAATTAGGATCTGATTCTTCTGAAGAAATTGTACTAATGTGGTCTTCTTCTGTGAAGAGGAGTGGTTGTAACGTAATAAAAGTAGGAAGCGAGCCAGTGGCATTTAATCCAGACACAAAAGTACAATAAGATGAAGGTAGATCTTGCAAAGCCTGAGTGACTAAATCGTCATCCGTCAAAGGCTTGCCAATGGCCCTTAGAGAGCAGGCAATCGAGTGAAGTTGTTGAAGATAATCCTCCATAGAAAGAGAAcctttcttgaaattttgaaatttcgaCTTAAGATGAATGGAGGAGGAAGAAACTTGATCCAAATGCGGGCGACTTAGTCcctacatattatttttaaaaatatttattgaatttctaCGTTGGTTCTGTTTTAAGTACATGTATGTTATgctttttgtttatattattattctaaTGAACTTGaagataaattaaataaatgtatGAATTATTGCAAGATGGTATGCCCATCACGATAAGGACACGTTCTTCTGAAAATTTAAGAGTCATAAGggaaatataattatttgatgAGTGATGACCAAGCTATTCCTAGTTATATCTATACTAGATAATATGGCCCGTGCTATANAGTATCACACTGAATCCATAATTTATATTCTTCATGATTTGGCGaaggacaaaatatttttccctCTACAACGGACAACAGAttataacttttcaaaactttgaCAAAAACCTTCTTCCAAGTAAGGTAATTGACATATGTCAATTCGATAGGGACAAAACCTTTGATATTAGAAATTGTTGGAGGGGGAATGGGAAGACCAAGGGAAGAGTGATTCAAGGTTTGTTGAGTCGAAGAGGAGGAAGATGTTTCTGGGgccattgaaaaaaaaagagaggaagaatCGTATATGGCTCTTAATACCAAGATGAAAGACATAAATTGATAATGTAAAAGCATGTGTTTGCTCACCCGCATgacttatatttataatatagaaTAATCACAATTACAATCCTATTACAACTACAATACatagagatcaactctaacaaGGCCCCTTTATAATTTCCACCTCAGATTCGGACTTTTCATGAGATTCGATTGGAGGGGAGCTACCTAAACTTGAGTTAGGACTATTAGATAATTCGACGTTGCTTAAATTCATAGgtgaaaaatattcaaaaaaatcgAAATCATTTAAAAGATGTTGCTTTACTGattcaagaaaattaaaatcagaTAAAGAGAACTCCAtattaatattctatttttttttctctctagatATTTAGATGAATTTTCACTTAGGGTTTCATAAACTATGTTTATTTATACCCTTTGGACTATACATGTAGCGACTTAGTCcctacatattatttttaaaaatatttattgaatttctaCGTTGGTTCCGTTTTAAGCACATGTATGTTATgctttttgtttatattattattctaaTAAACTTGaagataaattaaataaatgtatGAATTATTGCAAGATGGTATGCCCATCACGATAAGGACACGTTCTTCTGAAAATTTAAGAGTCACAAGggaaatataattatttgatgAGTGATGACCAAGCTATTCCTAGTTATATCTATACTAGATAATGTGGCCCGTACTatatataaatggtatgttttgaaGCTAATAATCGAGTTGTTGAAgtgattgtttgcgtggataaaggaataagtttttttatcacaaacctgtactttctttgacgttATTTAAGGtataataagactacccacatacaacatttttgaaa from Solanum stenotomum isolate F172 unplaced genomic scaffold, ASM1918654v1 scaffold15503, whole genome shotgun sequence harbors:
- the LOC125850227 gene encoding ethylene-responsive transcription factor 2-like, encoding NINMEFSLSDFNFLESVKQHLLNDFDFFEYFSPMNLSNVELSNSPNSSLGSSPPIESHEKSESEVEIIKGPSMVVAREKITSGDWRRYIGVRQRQWGTFTAEVRDPNRKGTRLWLGTYKTSEDATFKIRGSKARVNFSHLIGSNMPEPARLTVRHRTRSPKSSAFSFTSLENGTRKIDLINSIAKAKANLFVRVVSEIGSDRGQRVERSGELYRYIG